The following proteins are co-located in the Geovibrio ferrireducens genome:
- a CDS encoding 3'-5' exoribonuclease YhaM family protein: MELTIKKDFMLTDINKNVTRDGKPFLRLVLNDSEGTRHNGIMFDSNRLAFEPAGGDVVTVEGVLQQYSGQTQLKITMMEKKENADPSLFLPTSGLDADKLLKELKDLLDERVKTDYLKAFIRLFFSDERMIDKFKKSPAAKAVHHAYVNGLLEHTLSVAKLAVLMGDYYGEKANTEHLLFGALFHDMGKVVELDSKLGFDYTNSGKLLGHLIQGIMLFRNLADKVDGFPEEVKDLICHMIASHHGFLEFGSPKKPKTVEALILHHIDDMDAKINTFSSIFVKDEVLDAGWSGYDRLLERQIFKHGYKEEV; this comes from the coding sequence ATGGAACTTACTATTAAAAAAGATTTTATGCTCACTGACATAAACAAGAACGTAACAAGGGACGGTAAACCCTTCCTGCGCCTCGTACTGAACGACAGCGAAGGAACAAGGCACAACGGCATAATGTTTGACAGCAACAGGCTGGCTTTTGAACCCGCAGGCGGCGATGTTGTGACTGTCGAGGGTGTTCTCCAGCAGTATTCCGGGCAGACTCAGCTTAAAATCACCATGATGGAAAAAAAGGAGAATGCTGATCCGTCGCTTTTCCTGCCAACAAGCGGTCTGGATGCGGACAAGCTTCTTAAGGAACTTAAGGATCTTCTGGATGAGAGGGTGAAAACAGATTATCTGAAAGCTTTTATCAGGCTGTTTTTCTCTGATGAAAGAATGATTGATAAATTTAAGAAAAGCCCGGCAGCAAAAGCCGTGCACCACGCTTACGTCAACGGGCTTCTTGAGCATACGCTAAGCGTTGCGAAGCTTGCTGTGCTGATGGGTGATTACTACGGCGAGAAGGCCAATACGGAGCACCTGCTTTTCGGCGCTCTTTTCCATGATATGGGCAAGGTTGTAGAGCTTGACTCAAAACTCGGTTTCGATTACACGAACAGCGGCAAGCTTCTTGGACATCTCATTCAGGGTATTATGCTTTTCAGGAATCTTGCTGATAAAGTCGATGGATTCCCCGAAGAGGTTAAGGATCTCATATGCCATATGATAGCGAGCCACCACGGCTTTCTTGAGTTCGGCTCACCGAAAAAACCGAAGACTGTGGAAGCGCTTATCCTTCACCATATAGATGATATGGATGCCAAAATAAATACCTTCTCCTCCATCTTTGTTAAAGATGAGGTTCTGGACGCAGGATGGAGCGGGTACGACAGACTTCTTGAGCGTCAGATCTTCAAACACGGCTACAAAGAAGAAGTGTAA
- the aroE gene encoding shikimate dehydrogenase, whose translation MANRALKMYLNLGLIGNPLSHTLSPSLHSRFLISAGINGGYVCFETPSKDKLPEVFDTLKKFRFRGVNVTVPYKEDVISFMNELDPLADDLRAVNTVLFEEGRAKGFNTDVHGFAETLRENKLDFTGSKVLMLGCGGAAKAVLRCLKDFRNIKLTVVNRDTAKAEKILKFLNFDNAEICDYNYISREAVFDSVINATSIGLDGSPFADMSKIKCTQAAVDLQYKPWVTPFLKCYENSGCKTVNGFSMLVHQAHKAFEIWTDKKACIDMPELIKLCGAAN comes from the coding sequence ATGGCAAACCGGGCTCTGAAAATGTATCTTAATCTCGGACTCATAGGAAACCCTTTATCCCATACACTTTCCCCGTCTCTTCATTCACGTTTTCTTATATCCGCCGGAATCAACGGCGGATATGTCTGCTTTGAAACCCCTTCAAAAGATAAGCTGCCGGAAGTTTTTGATACATTAAAAAAGTTCCGGTTCAGAGGGGTTAACGTCACAGTGCCTTACAAAGAGGACGTGATAAGCTTTATGAATGAGCTTGACCCTTTGGCGGATGACCTCCGGGCTGTAAACACTGTACTTTTTGAGGAAGGACGTGCGAAGGGCTTTAACACTGATGTTCACGGATTCGCAGAAACGCTGCGGGAAAACAAGCTTGATTTCACAGGTTCAAAAGTGCTTATGCTTGGCTGCGGCGGCGCTGCGAAGGCTGTTCTGCGCTGTTTAAAAGATTTCAGAAATATTAAACTCACAGTTGTTAACAGAGATACGGCAAAAGCTGAAAAAATTTTGAAATTTCTTAATTTTGACAATGCAGAAATATGTGATTATAATTATATCAGCAGGGAAGCGGTATTTGATTCGGTAATTAATGCCACTTCCATAGGGCTGGATGGTTCGCCTTTTGCTGATATGAGCAAAATAAAATGTACGCAGGCAGCAGTTGATCTGCAATATAAACCGTGGGTTACACCTTTTCTGAAATGTTATGAAAACAGCGGGTGCAAGACGGTAAACGGCTTTTCAATGCTTGTTCATCAGGCTCATAAGGCATTTGAAATCTGGACGGACAAAAAAGCCTGTATTGATATGCCGGAACTAATAAAACTGTGCGGAGCCGCTAATTGA
- a CDS encoding type IV pilus twitching motility protein PilT — protein MYSLQELLSKMVELDASDMHITVGTPPTYRVSGDLVRIEGEPMKPNETKQLCYSILTEAQKQRLEEDWELDLSFGLKGVSRFRANFFMQRGAIAAAFRRIPYKILTFDELHLPAVVRSLCDKPRGLILVTGPTGSGKSTTLASMIDKINTEDPVHIVTVEDPIEYVHVHKKATVNQRELHADTKSFRNALKYILRQDPDVVLIGEMRDLETIEAALTVSETGHLTFGTLHTNSAVQTINRIIDVFPPHQQPQIRAQLSFVLEGVISQQLIQRADGKGRVMCCEVMVPNSAIRNLIREDKLHQVYSMMQSGQSEHGMQTMSQSLFENYSRGLITYEDAVNRAVYPDEVRQLIDRAGGPRKRR, from the coding sequence ATGTACAGCCTTCAGGAACTTCTTTCCAAAATGGTGGAGCTTGACGCAAGCGATATGCATATAACAGTGGGCACACCCCCCACATACCGTGTCAGCGGCGACTTGGTGAGAATCGAGGGCGAGCCCATGAAGCCCAACGAGACCAAGCAGCTTTGCTACAGCATACTCACCGAGGCGCAGAAGCAGAGGCTTGAGGAGGACTGGGAGCTTGATTTGTCCTTCGGGCTTAAAGGCGTCAGCCGTTTCAGGGCAAACTTCTTCATGCAGAGGGGCGCAATAGCCGCCGCTTTCCGCCGGATTCCATATAAAATACTCACCTTTGACGAGCTTCACCTGCCCGCTGTGGTGAGGTCACTCTGCGATAAACCGAGAGGACTCATTCTTGTTACCGGCCCCACGGGCAGCGGTAAATCAACCACACTGGCATCCATGATAGACAAAATAAACACAGAAGACCCTGTGCATATTGTGACTGTGGAAGATCCCATAGAGTATGTTCATGTGCATAAAAAGGCGACTGTGAACCAGAGAGAGCTTCATGCGGATACAAAATCGTTCCGCAATGCGCTGAAATACATTCTCCGTCAGGATCCGGACGTTGTTCTCATCGGCGAGATGCGAGACCTTGAAACCATAGAGGCGGCACTCACTGTTTCCGAGACAGGACACCTCACCTTCGGAACCCTCCACACCAACAGCGCCGTGCAGACAATCAACCGTATTATAGATGTTTTCCCCCCGCATCAGCAGCCGCAGATCAGGGCCCAGCTCTCCTTTGTGCTTGAGGGTGTCATATCTCAGCAGCTTATACAAAGGGCAGACGGCAAGGGGCGTGTTATGTGCTGCGAGGTTATGGTTCCCAACTCCGCCATACGCAACCTTATCAGAGAGGACAAGCTTCATCAGGTTTACTCCATGATGCAGTCCGGCCAGTCAGAACACGGCATGCAGACCATGAGTCAGTCACTGTTTGAGAACTACAGCAGAGGGCTTATCACATACGAGGATGCGGTTAACCGCGCCGTTTACCCTGATGAGGTAAGGCAGCTTATCGACAGGGCTGGCGGCCCCAGAAAGAGAAGGTAG
- a CDS encoding DUF502 domain-containing protein: MKKFRIFLRNAFIAGILSCLPIVVTFYFLRFVFEKFSGFLLPYFDMFVIRYDLVIPRYIMELFSFLVILLAILCIGLVAKHYVGKKFFNLLEVFVSKIPFAKSVYGIMRQIVDTFQNAGGNNFKKVILVEYPRKGIYSMGFITKDASDFFTKATGQDCVSVFIPTTPNPTSGFVLIIPKCELIELKIPVEEGVKYIISAGILEPFDKDGKPGSENVS, translated from the coding sequence ATGAAAAAATTCAGAATATTTTTGCGCAACGCCTTCATAGCCGGAATTTTGTCATGCTTACCCATAGTGGTGACATTTTATTTCCTCCGCTTCGTATTTGAGAAGTTCTCCGGCTTTCTTCTGCCTTACTTCGACATGTTCGTAATCAGGTATGACCTCGTAATTCCCAGATATATTATGGAGTTATTCTCTTTTCTGGTCATTCTTCTTGCCATACTCTGCATAGGGCTTGTGGCGAAGCATTATGTGGGCAAAAAGTTTTTTAACCTGCTTGAGGTCTTCGTCTCAAAGATTCCGTTTGCCAAAAGCGTATACGGCATAATGCGCCAGATTGTTGATACCTTTCAGAATGCAGGCGGAAACAACTTTAAAAAGGTCATTCTGGTGGAATACCCGCGCAAAGGGATTTACAGTATGGGGTTCATCACTAAGGATGCTTCCGACTTTTTCACAAAAGCAACAGGGCAGGACTGCGTGAGCGTGTTCATACCAACTACGCCGAACCCTACATCCGGCTTTGTCCTCATCATACCCAAATGCGAGCTTATAGAACTGAAAATACCCGTTGAAGAAGGGGTAAAATACATTATTTCCGCCGGGATTCTGGAACCCTTTGACAAAGATGGCAAACCGGGCTCTGAAAATGTATCTTAA
- the pilB gene encoding type IV-A pilus assembly ATPase PilB translates to MLIQENLITQEQLEKALEHQIGKGGRLGTILIDMGYVDELSIAKLLSRQYGVPYVDISEIEIDQSASDALSTDLCKKYNVVPFARQGKTLKVAITDPSNAYALEELRFVSGFNMEPYVTVESMMNEFLRKRQEKDEESRTDLMREIGDFDMDDLEIETVEESNVALEQLRRDIEDTPIVKLVNHIMHEAVKKGASDIHIEPYEKEFRVRLRVDGVLQELMNPPKSIKDAVISRIKILADLDIAERRLPQDGRIKLRLGSITIDMRVSTLPVLFGEKVVIRLLDKSNLQLDMEKLGFERESLDRLIKAIESPYGMVLVTGPTGSGKSTTLYSALSRLNNEDVNIMTAEDPVEYNLFGVNQVQMKDEIGLNFAAALRSFLRQDPDIIMVGEIRDYETGEIAIKAALTGHLVLSTLHTNDAPSTINRLLNMGIEPFLVASSTNLILAQRLARRICQSCTEEIDLPPEALLSIGFRKDEIGTFRAHKGKGCEKCGGTGYKGRVAFYEVMEITENIRECILRGANAGEIKRAALGDGMISLRRSGLEKIKSGITTVEEVVRVTFTD, encoded by the coding sequence ATGCTTATTCAGGAAAATCTGATCACTCAGGAGCAGCTTGAAAAAGCCCTTGAGCATCAGATAGGCAAAGGCGGCAGGCTCGGTACTATTCTTATTGATATGGGCTATGTGGATGAACTGTCCATAGCAAAGCTCCTGAGCAGGCAGTACGGTGTGCCCTATGTTGATATTTCCGAGATAGAGATAGACCAGTCCGCTTCGGACGCTCTCTCCACCGACCTTTGCAAAAAATACAACGTTGTCCCCTTCGCCAGACAGGGAAAAACCCTGAAAGTAGCCATAACCGACCCTTCCAACGCATATGCACTTGAGGAGCTCCGCTTTGTTTCAGGCTTTAACATGGAGCCTTATGTAACAGTGGAATCCATGATGAATGAGTTTCTCCGCAAGCGTCAGGAGAAGGACGAGGAGAGCAGAACCGATCTTATGAGGGAGATCGGCGATTTTGACATGGATGATCTTGAGATAGAGACTGTGGAGGAGAGCAATGTGGCTCTTGAACAGCTCCGCCGAGATATTGAAGACACCCCCATTGTCAAGCTTGTTAACCACATCATGCACGAGGCTGTGAAAAAAGGAGCCTCGGATATTCATATAGAGCCCTATGAGAAGGAGTTCCGTGTCCGGCTCAGGGTGGACGGTGTTCTTCAGGAACTTATGAACCCACCGAAAAGCATAAAGGACGCGGTTATCTCGCGTATAAAAATTCTTGCCGATCTGGACATAGCCGAACGCAGACTTCCGCAGGACGGACGTATCAAGCTGCGGCTGGGCTCTATCACCATAGATATGAGGGTTTCGACACTTCCTGTTCTCTTCGGGGAGAAGGTGGTTATCCGTCTTCTGGACAAAAGCAACCTCCAGCTTGATATGGAGAAGCTGGGATTCGAAAGGGAATCTCTGGACAGGCTTATAAAGGCAATAGAAAGCCCCTACGGCATGGTGCTTGTAACCGGGCCTACGGGCAGCGGCAAATCCACCACGCTTTACTCGGCACTCAGCCGCCTCAACAACGAGGACGTAAATATTATGACCGCAGAAGATCCCGTGGAATATAACCTCTTCGGCGTTAATCAGGTGCAGATGAAGGATGAGATAGGTCTCAACTTCGCAGCCGCTCTCCGTTCATTTCTCCGTCAGGACCCGGACATCATAATGGTCGGGGAGATAAGGGACTATGAAACAGGGGAGATAGCCATCAAAGCGGCGCTCACCGGACACCTTGTGCTTTCCACTCTTCACACCAACGATGCGCCCAGTACAATCAACAGGCTTCTCAATATGGGGATAGAGCCTTTCCTCGTGGCTTCCTCCACAAACCTTATCCTTGCCCAGAGGCTGGCTAGAAGGATCTGCCAGTCATGCACAGAGGAGATCGATCTTCCGCCCGAAGCTCTGTTAAGCATAGGTTTCAGAAAGGATGAGATAGGCACATTCAGGGCGCATAAAGGCAAAGGCTGTGAAAAATGCGGCGGAACAGGCTATAAGGGCAGGGTTGCCTTTTACGAAGTAATGGAAATTACGGAAAATATACGAGAATGCATACTCCGCGGAGCAAACGCAGGCGAAATTAAGCGAGCGGCACTCGGCGACGGTATGATATCATTAAGACGCAGCGGTCTTGAAAAGATAAAGAGCGGCATAACCACGGTGGAAGAGGTGGTAAGAGTCACCTTCACCGACTGA
- a CDS encoding LOG family protein, producing the protein MNNGELNLNGLQYLIDDMKVGDTWRVFKILAEFVEGFETLSKVGSCATVFGSARVREGDYDYELARKVGRLLADEGIAVMTGGGPGIMEAANRGAFEKGGRSVGCNIELPYEQKPNPYTNISISFNYFFVRKVMLVKYSRAFIIMPGGFGTLDELFEAITLIQTRKIKPFPIIMMGSDYWKGMLDWVKESMLSKGFIHPSDLDLIQMQDDPYEAVEAVKRFLAK; encoded by the coding sequence TTGAATAACGGTGAACTTAATCTCAACGGACTTCAGTACCTCATAGACGATATGAAGGTTGGCGATACCTGGCGTGTGTTTAAAATCCTCGCCGAGTTTGTGGAAGGATTCGAAACCCTCTCCAAGGTGGGCTCATGTGCCACAGTCTTCGGTTCCGCCCGTGTCAGGGAAGGGGACTACGACTATGAACTGGCCCGCAAGGTGGGAAGGCTTCTTGCGGATGAAGGCATAGCTGTTATGACAGGCGGCGGTCCCGGAATAATGGAAGCGGCAAACAGAGGAGCCTTTGAAAAAGGCGGACGCTCCGTTGGCTGCAACATCGAACTTCCCTATGAGCAGAAGCCTAACCCTTACACTAACATAAGCATATCCTTCAACTATTTCTTTGTCCGTAAAGTTATGCTGGTGAAGTATTCACGTGCATTTATAATAATGCCCGGCGGTTTCGGTACACTGGATGAGCTTTTTGAAGCAATTACACTTATCCAGACGAGGAAAATAAAGCCTTTCCCCATCATAATGATGGGCAGCGACTACTGGAAAGGCATGCTGGACTGGGTTAAGGAGAGCATGCTCTCAAAAGGTTTTATCCATCCTTCCGACCTTGATCTTATACAGATGCAGGACGACCCTTACGAGGCCGTAGAAGCGGTTAAGCGTTTCCTTGCAAAGTAA
- a CDS encoding TolC family protein, with product MMKKAAAAAFCFSFAFSAHALTLDEAVNKALANNHEITEYRYLTEQKENQVSTARSPFLPQLDASYGYQRSNEDNKYGSGKNQASSADVTVSYNLFRGGADSLNLRAAKSSLEAQKFMEESIRADVVLNVKKAFFSVLQAKKDVEAAKESVALLESQLKDARLTYEVGISPKNEVLKVEAELASQKQALLQAQSAENTAVFELERLMNENIPANEAYQDFTEPERMEMNSASLFDSLKTNRSELKYVRELVKAQNYSADATRRGGLPSVSVSASYNSYGDDAKPADRESSYDDEVIFGASATWSIFDGNARRSTAAAEKSYAMSLKHQELKTTAQMKYQLENALEQYSLATGSLAVAEKEVESAEENYRITESQYKQRVTTATDLLDARVMLTRARNNYNKALYDIYKAMAEIERVVEQQVF from the coding sequence ATGATGAAAAAAGCTGCGGCAGCCGCTTTCTGTTTTTCCTTTGCTTTTTCCGCCCATGCCCTTACGCTGGATGAGGCGGTAAACAAGGCGCTTGCGAACAACCACGAGATAACCGAATACAGATACCTCACCGAACAGAAGGAGAATCAGGTAAGCACCGCGCGCTCACCGTTTCTCCCTCAGCTTGATGCCTCATACGGCTACCAGCGCTCAAATGAGGACAACAAATACGGCTCAGGCAAAAATCAGGCCTCCAGTGCGGATGTGACAGTGAGCTACAACCTTTTCAGAGGCGGAGCGGACAGCCTGAACCTCAGGGCGGCGAAATCATCGCTTGAGGCACAGAAATTCATGGAAGAGAGCATAAGGGCTGATGTTGTGCTCAATGTGAAAAAAGCTTTTTTCAGTGTTTTACAGGCCAAAAAGGATGTGGAGGCGGCGAAGGAGAGCGTTGCCCTTCTTGAAAGCCAGCTTAAGGATGCAAGGCTCACCTATGAAGTGGGAATATCACCCAAAAATGAGGTGCTGAAAGTCGAGGCGGAGCTCGCTTCCCAGAAACAGGCGCTGCTGCAGGCTCAGAGCGCTGAAAATACTGCTGTTTTTGAGCTTGAAAGGCTGATGAACGAAAACATTCCGGCGAACGAGGCTTATCAGGATTTCACTGAGCCGGAGCGCATGGAAATGAACTCCGCTTCGCTTTTTGACAGCCTCAAAACCAACAGAAGCGAACTGAAATACGTCCGTGAGCTTGTGAAGGCGCAGAACTATTCCGCAGATGCAACCAGACGCGGCGGTCTGCCCTCTGTCAGTGTGTCGGCTTCCTATAACTCATACGGTGATGATGCCAAACCAGCAGACAGGGAAAGCTCATATGATGACGAAGTGATCTTCGGCGCTTCCGCAACATGGAGCATTTTTGACGGCAACGCCCGCAGAAGCACTGCGGCAGCGGAAAAGTCATATGCTATGTCCTTGAAACATCAGGAGCTTAAGACCACAGCCCAGATGAAATACCAGCTTGAAAACGCCCTTGAGCAGTACTCTCTGGCAACAGGCAGCCTTGCAGTAGCTGAAAAAGAGGTGGAATCAGCGGAAGAGAACTACCGCATAACCGAAAGCCAGTACAAGCAGCGCGTAACCACCGCCACTGACCTTCTTGACGCACGTGTTATGCTCACCAGAGCAAGAAACAACTATAACAAGGCGCTGTATGATATTTATAAGGCAATGGCAGAAATAGAAAGGGTTGTGGAACAGCAGGTGTTCTGA
- a CDS encoding type II secretion system F family protein gives MAVYKYRGTDPGGQPIQSIIEADNKQQATELLKNRRIVVREIKRDLSKVEIGLPEKVNDEDILISTRQLSVMIDAGLPIVKALDIIATQASKKRMRKIFVDVKGGIETGSEFNKALGKYKNDFGELYVNMIAAGEAGGLLDSILDRLANYLEKAISLRRKVKAAMTYPTVVLIVAIAVVYGLMVFIIPKFKEMYEGFGGELPALTQLAIAISDFLSKWYGGGLIFATIIVSFTVLKLTYTRSPAGRYKLDQIFLRIPKIGDLIRKVAVAKFSRTFGTLLSSGVSILDALDIVAKTSGNKVIEKALLDSKRDIESGKTIVEPLEKSGVFPSMVIQMISVGEETGSLDLMLQKIADFYDDEVDRAVEGLTKLIEPFLMLFVGGAVGFVIIAMYLPIFKLGDVIQ, from the coding sequence ATGGCTGTTTACAAATACAGAGGCACAGACCCAGGCGGTCAGCCTATTCAGAGTATAATTGAGGCGGACAACAAGCAGCAGGCAACGGAACTGCTGAAAAACCGCAGGATAGTAGTACGTGAGATTAAGCGTGATCTCAGCAAGGTTGAGATAGGTCTGCCCGAAAAGGTTAATGATGAGGATATACTCATCTCCACGAGGCAGCTTAGCGTTATGATTGATGCCGGGCTGCCCATTGTGAAGGCTCTGGACATCATAGCCACTCAGGCATCCAAGAAACGCATGCGCAAGATATTTGTGGATGTCAAAGGCGGAATAGAAACAGGTTCGGAGTTCAATAAGGCTCTGGGAAAATATAAAAATGACTTCGGCGAACTGTATGTGAATATGATCGCAGCAGGTGAGGCGGGCGGTCTGCTGGATTCAATTCTGGACAGGCTGGCCAACTATCTGGAAAAGGCTATATCGCTGAGAAGAAAGGTAAAAGCCGCCATGACATACCCGACTGTGGTTCTGATCGTGGCGATTGCCGTTGTTTACGGCCTTATGGTTTTCATTATTCCCAAGTTCAAAGAGATGTATGAGGGGTTCGGTGGTGAGCTCCCGGCTCTTACTCAGCTTGCCATAGCCATAAGCGACTTTTTGAGCAAGTGGTACGGCGGCGGGCTTATCTTTGCGACTATTATAGTCAGCTTTACGGTGCTGAAACTTACCTATACGCGCTCACCCGCAGGGCGGTATAAGCTGGATCAGATTTTCCTGCGGATACCGAAAATAGGGGATCTTATACGCAAGGTTGCGGTGGCCAAGTTTTCACGCACATTCGGAACCCTGCTCTCAAGCGGTGTTTCCATTCTTGATGCCCTTGATATTGTTGCGAAAACCAGCGGCAACAAGGTTATAGAAAAAGCGCTTCTGGACAGTAAAAGGGATATAGAATCAGGTAAAACAATCGTTGAACCTCTGGAGAAATCGGGCGTTTTTCCGTCAATGGTTATCCAGATGATCTCAGTGGGCGAGGAAACAGGCTCCCTTGATTTGATGCTCCAGAAAATAGCAGACTTTTATGACGATGAGGTTGACAGGGCGGTGGAAGGGCTTACCAAGCTTATAGAACCCTTCCTTATGCTTTTTGTGGGCGGCGCAGTAGGCTTCGTAATCATTGCAATGTATCTGCCGATCTTCAAACTTGGGGATGTTATACAGTAA